In one window of Tachypleus tridentatus isolate NWPU-2018 chromosome 2, ASM421037v1, whole genome shotgun sequence DNA:
- the LOC143244279 gene encoding large ribosomal subunit protein uL30m-like isoform X2, with protein sequence MAVPRHLVYRITGSLNFSNILFIGQSLCRNHMMQRNVFKPEWSNLRFVGYVQDAEEERDRIFQQVKDIRNIKEGSFNPAKLHLVQRVKSLNGRPYWEKLVMKNLKLDGKPSSYAILKNTPSINRIMWSVKHLIKVKPITFPYGLPQEGDYSGTFLKPNGEMIVSPKLRVNPECLLEDPKKELVKMDTDTLKKELRRKWVT encoded by the exons ATGGCGGTTCCTAGACATCTAGTTTATAGAATAACTGGCAgtttaaattttagtaatattttgtttattggaCAGAGCTTGTGTAGAAACCATATGATGCAACGAAat GTTTTTAAGCCAGAATGGTCAAACTTAAGGTTTGTTGGTTATGTTCAAGATGCAGAGGAAGAACGAGATAGAATATTTCAGCAAGTGAAGGATATCCGAAATATAAAAGAAGGTTCATTCAATCCAGCTAAATTACATTTAGTCCAGCGAGTTAAAAGTTTGAATGGTAGACCATACTGGGAAAAGTTGGTCATGAAGAACTTGAAATTAGATGGAAAG CCAAGCAGCTATGCAATTTTGAAGAATACACCATCTATAAATCGAATTATGTGGAGTGTGAAGCATCTCATTAAAGTGAAACCTATAACTTTTCCCTATGGTCTTCCACAAGAAGGTGATTACAGTGGTACTTTTCTTAAGCCAAATGGTGAAATGATAGTCTCTCCAAAGCTTAGAGTAAATCCAGAATGTTTATTAGAAGATCCTAAAAAAGAACTGGTAAAAATGGACACTGACACACTGAAAAAAGAACTTAGAAGAAAATGGGTTACATGA
- the LOC143244279 gene encoding large ribosomal subunit protein uL30m-like isoform X4, with product MVFKPEWSNLRFVGYVQDAEEERDRIFQQVKDIRNIKEGSFNPAKLHLVQRVKSLNGRPYWEKLVMKNLKLDGKPSSYAILKNTPSINRIMWSVKHLIKVKPITFPYGLPQEGDYSGTFLKPNGEMIVSPKLRVNPECLLEDPKKELVKMDTDTLKKELRRKWVT from the exons ATG GTTTTTAAGCCAGAATGGTCAAACTTAAGGTTTGTTGGTTATGTTCAAGATGCAGAGGAAGAACGAGATAGAATATTTCAGCAAGTGAAGGATATCCGAAATATAAAAGAAGGTTCATTCAATCCAGCTAAATTACATTTAGTCCAGCGAGTTAAAAGTTTGAATGGTAGACCATACTGGGAAAAGTTGGTCATGAAGAACTTGAAATTAGATGGAAAG CCAAGCAGCTATGCAATTTTGAAGAATACACCATCTATAAATCGAATTATGTGGAGTGTGAAGCATCTCATTAAAGTGAAACCTATAACTTTTCCCTATGGTCTTCCACAAGAAGGTGATTACAGTGGTACTTTTCTTAAGCCAAATGGTGAAATGATAGTCTCTCCAAAGCTTAGAGTAAATCCAGAATGTTTATTAGAAGATCCTAAAAAAGAACTGGTAAAAATGGACACTGACACACTGAAAAAAGAACTTAGAAGAAAATGGGTTACATGA